The genomic window TTTAACCTTGAAAGGCCCATTATCTGTTCTGAAGCTTATGCCAGGAACAAACTTCAACCAAACAGGAATTCCCCTATACCATCAACTTAAATTGTTAATCACAATAAGCTTacataaaactaaaaaacaaaaattgaagcAGCAACATGTAATGTACCCAAAATTCCACTCAGCACAAACATAAGGTCCAATGCGAAGATTGGCGTAAAGCCCCACTTTTTGCACTGTCTTAATAAACCTTACTAGATCATATCTTCCTTCAAAATTGTACTGCAATGCAACCCATAATcagaaaaaacaacaaaaataccAAAAGAATACTTTTTTAAAGGGCTTCATGAGGAATAAGGGTATTATTACATTGTGAGGAGATGGTTCATGAACATCCCAGAAGACATAAGTGTCAATAACATCAAGACCACCATGTTTGGCCTTACGAATTAGATCTTCCCACATCTAAAAATCACACATTTGAAACAAATTACAAAGCAATAAGTTGAACTTAATAATCTTAACATGCTAAATATATTTTACGTTAATTACCTCTCTACAAACTATAATTTCATAAAGctcaaaaattaattacaacTTTTGAAACCTCACCATGATAAACAATAAGGAAAGGCAACTTCCAATACATGTCTTAGCACCATGTGCCTCTGCCTGAACCATGTCaagagaaaaaactaacattgagacaataagaaaaataattaagggATGAGCTCTCAAGGCTCGCTCAAATATACTATCTCAATGAAATCATACTAAAATTAAATCTATGATGATAAATTtcattaaaacatcaaattttgaATCTAAACCTAATTactaaatttcaaaatcatactaaaatttcaaaaaccctaaaaatttaACAATAAACAAATGAGAAACTGGACCTGGATTTTGAAGATTGAAGTTGAAGGTTGAAAGAATCCGAGGAGAAGGTTGAATGAAGGTGAAATCAGAGAACGGATCTGAAGCTTGGAGGTGAAATCAGAGAGTGAATTTGAAGGTGAAATTAGAGAACGAAGATGAGTTGAAACGAACTAAGGTGAAAACGAACCTGAATCTGAACGAACGAAGATGAGTGCAGCGGATTTGAAGGATTTTTGAGTGAGAAAGAGGAAGGGAAATAGTTTTAGGGTTTTTAGTGAGAAAGATTTCACGTACGAGAGAATGAGAAGGAAAGGGTATACAGTCTAAGTTAAGGGATTTAACTACCGTTGAAAGGGTATACAGTCTAAGTTAAGGGATTTAACTACCGTTGAAGACcaaatcagtagtgaaatccaattaaaacaaatttcaacataattacaacattgccaccgtgtctacttttcactactgatttaagaaaatcagtagtgaaatcccttgtctatgaacttttcactactggtattcaaatatcagtagtggaatcctttggtcaaatgtgtttcactactggtattcacataccagtagtggaatctcttatccaaaagtcatttttctactagtggaATTTGGAATTTTATTAAGAATAAAGCTGGACATTGTCCTGTAATTAAATTATCTGAagtgatttttaaaattaaaggaCTATTATCACACCAAGAATTATAAAGATCTAATAATTCTTTTGGTAAAATTTCTAGAGAAGGACCAAATTTGATCCACCACTCAAAAAACCAATTTGGTATTTCAGAAGCCAAAATATTCGGGTTAATTGAGAAAAACCAAGAATGTTTATTCTTTGGATTCTGGTAATAGAATACTTGCGTAAAGGCTTGGACATAGTcccaataattaaaatatatatattttccttcAGCTACTTTAATAGCTTTTTCTCCATTTGGGTTAAATCCCCATTCTCTTGGGAGTAAGATCTTATTAATATGgcattttgaaaaatttataaaattttctgGGTTATTACCTTGATAATAATGGGTTATAGTTACAGATTCTGTAACATTTAATAGAATTTCTAAATTCGGTCTTGATTTTCCAAAAAGACCTGGATATCCCCTTGAATCTAGATACTTTGTTTTTACTGACCAACCATTATTATTGGCTTGGGTTATATCATCATGTTCAACATGCATAATTTTCTCTGTAACaggattttcaaaatattctgAAACCTGTTCTGGATTATTAATCATAGTATCCTTataagttattaacttattttgctcatttgaatttgaagaagatgCTTCTTCTTTTCTGGGTGTttgcttatttttattataagcaATTGTGGTCCAATCCCCTATTAGAGGAATGTTAGATTCTTGCAAAGGCACTATGTCTCTGCTATGTCTTCCTCGGCCACGACCTCTTCCCCCGTAGGGGCCTGACATCTTAGTCGCCCTGCAAAAATTCACGTGTAAGGTAATCAGCTAGAGAATTATTTTCTCCTTTAATGTAttgaatatcaaaatcaaaagcAGATAATTGGGCTTGCCATCCTGCAAAAATTTGTTTTGCAACTAGATTTTTAACATCCTTTTCAATTATTGACTTAGCTGAACTACAATCAATCCTGAGTAAAAACTTTTGATTTAAAAGGTCACTTTGAAATTTAGAAATGCATTTTATAATGGATagcatttctttttttatagttgaatattttttcTGAGTATCATTCCATTTTCCAGAGGTAAATCTAACAAGGACTTCTTTCGAAGTTTCTGGTATAACCTGTTTCAGGATACCTCCATATCCTAAATTGGAGGCATCAGTCTCAACAATCTTAAAATATTTAGGATTAGCTAAGGATAAGCAAGGCAAACATTTAACTTTagcttttatgtttttaactGCCTGGGTATGATTCTCAGTCCAAGGGCCAGGTTTATTTTTAAGCCTGTTATAAAGAATAGCGGTATCCTCTGCTAGATTTTTATAATAGTCTGAAATATAATTCAAACTTCCCAAAAATCTTTGTAATTGGGTTTTATCAATGATAACGTCGGGAAATTTAGAAGCAAATTCAATACTTCTACTAATAGGAACTATTGTTCCTTGATTAATTTCATGTCCTAAAAATCTGACTTTTGTTTGAAAAAGTTTCATTTTGGGTGCAGATAAAACAAGACCATTATGtataataatgtttttaaatatttttaaatgtttaaaaTGCTGATCTAGGGATTTAGAAAAGACTAACACATCATcaatataaacaataataaaat from Trifolium pratense cultivar HEN17-A07 linkage group LG1, ARS_RC_1.1, whole genome shotgun sequence includes these protein-coding regions:
- the LOC123917833 gene encoding beta-galactosidase 5-like; translated protein: MMWEDLIRKAKHGGLDVIDTYVFWDVHEPSPHNYNFEGRYDLVRFIKTVQKVGLYANLRIGPYVCAEWNFGGIPVWLKFVPGISFRTDNGPFKEAMQGFTQKIVQMMKNEKLFQSQGGPIIFSQIENEYGPESRATGAAGHAYINWAANMAVGLKTGVPCII